In one window of Pseudoliparis swirei isolate HS2019 ecotype Mariana Trench chromosome 15, NWPU_hadal_v1, whole genome shotgun sequence DNA:
- the coro1cb gene encoding coronin-1C-A isoform X3 — translation MLRRVVRQSKFRHVFGQAVRNDQCYDDIRVSRVTWDSSFCAVNPKFVAIIIDASGGGAFLVLPLQKSGRIDKVYPTVCGHKGPVLDIDWCPHNDLVIASGSEDCTVMVWQIPENGLGTPLSEPVVVLEGHSKRVGIVSWHPTARNVLLSAGCDNQIVIWNVGTGEAMINLEDMHPDVIFSVSWSPNGSLLCTACKDKKVRVIDPRKQKIVAEKDKAHEGARPMRAIFLANGNIFTTGFSRMSERQLALWKTENMDEPICVQEMDSSNGILLPFYDPDTNVVYLCGKGDSSIRYFEITDEAPFVHYLSTFSTKEPQRGMGYMPKRGLDVNKCEIARFYKLHERKCEPIIMTVPRKSDLFQDDLYPDTAGPDPALEAEQWFAGKNGGPLLISLKDGYVSTKARDLKVVKTNVLETKPATKAENISTVQKRVPPQPSVKMERKMEDKLEEVLREFKSLRDRVILQDRRIARLEDQVSKVAM, via the exons ATGTTGCGGCGAGTTGTGCGACAGAGCAAGTTCCGCCACGTCTTCGGTCAGGCCGTGAGGAACGACCAGTGCTACGATGACATCCGCGTGTCCCGGGTCACATGGGACAGCTCCTTCTGTGCCGTCAACCCCAAATTTGTTGCCATCATCATAGACGCCAGCGGGGGAGGAGCCTTTCTTGTACTTCCTCTGCAAAAG TCCGGCCGCATCGACAAGGTTTACCCGACAGTGTGTGGTCACAAGGGCCCCGTGTTGGACATCGACTGGTGTCCTCATAATGACCTCGTCATTGCCAGCGGCTCGGAGGACTGCACGGTCATG GTTTGGCAGATCCCTGAGAACGGGCTGGGGACTCCCCTCTCGGAGCCCGTGGTCGTGCTGGAGGGCCACTCCAAGAGGGTCGGCATCGTGTCTTGGCATCCCACCGCTCGCAACGTTCTCCTCAGCGCAG GGTGCGACAACCAGATCGTCATTTGGAATGTGGGCACGGGAGAGGCCATGATCAACCTGGAGGACATGCACCCTGACGTTATCTTTAGTGTCAGCTGGAGCCCCAATGGCAGCCTGCTGTGCACCGCCTGCAAGGACAAGAAGGTCCGTGTCATCGACCCCCGTAAACAGAAGATTGTTGCG gAGAAGGACAAAGCTCACGAGGGAGCTCGACCAATGAGAGCCATCTTTTTAGCAAACGGAAACATTTTCACCACTGGATTCAGCCGCATGAGCGAGCGCCAGCTGGCTCTGTGGAAGACT gaaAACATGGATGAGCCGATATGTGTTCAAGAGATGGACTCCAGTAATGGAATTCTGCTGCCCTTCTATGACCCCGACACCAACgtggtctacctgtgtggaAAG GGGGACAGCAGCATCCGGTACTTTGAGATCACTGATGAGGCGCCGTTTGTCCACTACCTCAGTACCTTTTCCACCAAGGAGCCCCAGAGAGGCATGGGGTACATGCCCAAACGGGGCCTGGATGTCAACAAGTGTGAAATTGCAAG GTTTTACAAATTACACGAGAGGAAATGTGAACCAATCATCATGACAGTCCCGCGGAAG TCGGATCTGTTCCAGGACGACCTGTATCCCGACACAGCCGGCCCCGATCCCGCCCTGGAGGCGGAGCAGTGGTTCGCCGGAAAGAACGGAGGCCCCCTCCTGATCTCGCTCAAAGACGGCTACGTCTCCACGAAGGCCCGCGATCTGAAAGTGGTCAAGACGAACGTCCTGGAAACCAAGCCGGCCACGAAAGCAGAAAACATCTCGACTGTCCAGAAGCGCGTTCCTCCGCAACCCTCAGTC AAAATGGAGCGTAAAATGGAAGATAAACTAGAAGAGGTACTCCGAGAGTTTAAGTCACTCAGGGACCGCGTCATCCTCCAAGACCGTCGAATCGCCAGACTGGAAGACCAGGTTTCCAAGGTTGCCATGTAA
- the coro1cb gene encoding uncharacterized protein coro1cb isoform X1: MEEQGNGKKSDIGRSKLGSDIQTRSLTSSFNPGNEDDFVVLEKDATWMSSDGDIILGRRIKTENLQSPIKRRVEEDASASGVNLSQTSRYAPQEQGNERKSRRRSDTLPVATDSVEAHAETSPEACFEREMGQHLPEVTGSRCRLKAVDHVGAVHAGTTGRGRAEREQNMNNHSKGHASNMGEEHLSTRHSSFVKRSSKSSEDLEDMLDEAGQFLTHDKGRHDSEFVAQKIQAGAVQSHQSRFAGAVATRAKAGSLCTKEEDGRVLCKAADYHPSRSETPPLRDNSSLSLKRCNSFSFPPLPETEGCDGKMQVASITRESKLVCFSAVITPPPLTHLLPKRGATMQTQLGTSMGKSQMVADASCDSKDESMPKEKLKVKGPPPPVPKKPKNPFIKLKTAQLKSTDVQRRGKDNLRSAERVKRRHTFDFYKDLPSNTPTNQDMCLLWDQRGASTAPFNARRLSVDLSPWEQLSLGHMDDQYGAMIDYEYCVRVANLSPEEEPHNLDMLQRREFLERRSRFKSSPPPPVAKKTSTETLHKPEVTPNNEIQRLKPARSWEKEIYPEHRSERVSNDNQGNYGQRKDHHSSNRNAGGGGEVGSYKPVAKIIKETNQLQRHQSKVKPEGAKAPVRVAEEGPSVKVSQMKNAFDVPRKSKERPPEEQQFPKKDMLRRVVRQSKFRHVFGQAVRNDQCYDDIRVSRVTWDSSFCAVNPKFVAIIIDASGGGAFLVLPLQKSGRIDKVYPTVCGHKGPVLDIDWCPHNDLVIASGSEDCTVMVWQIPENGLGTPLSEPVVVLEGHSKRVGIVSWHPTARNVLLSAGCDNQIVIWNVGTGEAMINLEDMHPDVIFSVSWSPNGSLLCTACKDKKVRVIDPRKQKIVAEKDKAHEGARPMRAIFLANGNIFTTGFSRMSERQLALWKTENMDEPICVQEMDSSNGILLPFYDPDTNVVYLCGKGDSSIRYFEITDEAPFVHYLSTFSTKEPQRGMGYMPKRGLDVNKCEIARFYKLHERKCEPIIMTVPRKSDLFQDDLYPDTAGPDPALEAEQWFAGKNGGPLLISLKDGYVSTKARDLKVVKTNVLETKPATKAENISTVQKRVPPQPSVKMERKMEDKLEEVLREFKSLRDRVILQDRRIARLEDQVSKVAM; the protein is encoded by the exons ATGGAGGAGCAGGGAAATGGGAAGAAATCAGATATTGGTCGTAGCAAGTTAGGATCTGACATTCAAACCAGGAGTCTAACTTCCTCATTCAATCCCGGTAATGAGGACGACTTTGTGGTGCTCGAGAAGGATGCGACTTGGATGTCATCTGATGGAGACATCATTTTGGGCAGACGGATAAAGACGGAGAATCTTCAATCGCCTATTAAAAGAAGAGTTGAGGAAGACGCTTCTGCTAGTGGCGTAAACCTTTCACAAACCTCCAGGTATGCCCCTCAAGAACAGGGTAACGAGAGGAAAAGCAGGAGAAGATCAGACACACTTCCGGTCGCGACTGACAGCGTGGAAGCACATGCCGAGACTTCGCCTGAAGCCTGTTTTGAGAGGGAAATGGGTCAACATTTGCCTGAAGTGACAGGCAGCAGGTGTCGGCTAAAAGCAGTCGATCATGTCGGAGCTGTCCACGCCGGGACAACTGGGAGAGGAAGAGCGGAGAGGGAGCAAAACATGAACAACCACAGCAAGGGGCACGCTTCTAACATGGGCGAGGAGCACCTGTCAACACGACATAGCAGCTTTGTGAAACGATCAAGCAAGAGCAGTGAGGATTTAGAAGACATGCTTGATGAAGCAGGCCAGTTCCTTACACATGATAAAGGAAGACACGATTCAGAATTTGTCGCACAAAAAATACAAGCGGGAGCAGTTCAGTCCCATCAGAGCAGGTTTGCTGGAGCCGTCGCTACGAGGGCTAAAGCCGGTAGCTTGTGTACCAAGGAAGAGGACGGCAGAGTGCTCTGCAAAGCAGCCGACTATCACCCCTCTCGCTCTGAAACGCCACCACTACGTGACAATTCCTCACTTTCATTGAAACGATGCAACTcattttcctttcctcctctaccAGAGACTGAAGGCTGTGATGGAAAGATGCAGGTCGCGAGCATAACGAGGGAGAGCAAGCTCGTTTGCTTCTCTGCTGTCATCACCCCTCCACCTTTAACTCATCTGTTGCCTAAGAGAGGCGCAACCATGCAGACACAACTCGGTACAAGCATGGGTAAATCCCAAATGGTGGCGGATGCCTCGTGTGATTCCAAAGACGAATCTATGCCGAAAGAAAagctaaaggtcaaaggcccACCTCCGCCTGTGCCCAAGAAACCTAAAAACCCCTTTATAAAACTCAAAACTGCACAATTAAAGTCTACTGATGTGCAAAGAAGAGGCAAAGATAATCTGCGTTCCGCGGAAAGGGTCAAGAGGAGACACACTTTTGACTTTTACAAAGATCTTCCGAGCAACACTCCAACTAATCAGGACATGTGCTTGCTGTGGGACCAAAGGGGAGCCTCCACGGCGCCATTCAACGCACGCCGGCTGTCAGTCGACCTCAGCCCTTGGGAACAACTTTCACTGGGACACATGGATGATCAGTACGGAGCCATGATCGACTACGAGTACTGCGTTAGAGTGGCGAATCTGTCTCCAGAGGAAGAGCCGCACAACTTGGACATGTTGCAGAGAAGAGAATTCCTGGAGAGACGATCCAGATTTAAaagctcgcctcctcctcctgtcgcgAAAAAGACGTCCACAGAGACTCTTCACAAACCTGAGGTCACACCGAACAATGAAATCCAAAGATTAAAACCTGCTCGCTCATGGGAAAAAGAAATCTACCCTGAGCACCGATCTGAACGAGTCAGCAATGACAACCAAGGCAACTACGGTCAGCGTAAAGACCACCACAGTAGCAACAGAAATGCAGGAGGTGGCGGTGAGGTGGGTTCCTACAAGCCCGTGGCGAAAATCATCAAAGAAACTAATCAACTGCAGAGACATCAGTCCAAGGTCAAACCTGAAGGGGCCAAAGCTCCCGTTCGGGTGGCAGAAGAGGGTCCCAGTGTGAAAGTATCCCAAATGAAGAATGCCTTTGATGTCCCAAGGAAATCCAAAGAGAGACCACCGGAAGAACAACAATTTCCAAAGAAAG ATATGTTGCGGCGAGTTGTGCGACAGAGCAAGTTCCGCCACGTCTTCGGTCAGGCCGTGAGGAACGACCAGTGCTACGATGACATCCGCGTGTCCCGGGTCACATGGGACAGCTCCTTCTGTGCCGTCAACCCCAAATTTGTTGCCATCATCATAGACGCCAGCGGGGGAGGAGCCTTTCTTGTACTTCCTCTGCAAAAG TCCGGCCGCATCGACAAGGTTTACCCGACAGTGTGTGGTCACAAGGGCCCCGTGTTGGACATCGACTGGTGTCCTCATAATGACCTCGTCATTGCCAGCGGCTCGGAGGACTGCACGGTCATG GTTTGGCAGATCCCTGAGAACGGGCTGGGGACTCCCCTCTCGGAGCCCGTGGTCGTGCTGGAGGGCCACTCCAAGAGGGTCGGCATCGTGTCTTGGCATCCCACCGCTCGCAACGTTCTCCTCAGCGCAG GGTGCGACAACCAGATCGTCATTTGGAATGTGGGCACGGGAGAGGCCATGATCAACCTGGAGGACATGCACCCTGACGTTATCTTTAGTGTCAGCTGGAGCCCCAATGGCAGCCTGCTGTGCACCGCCTGCAAGGACAAGAAGGTCCGTGTCATCGACCCCCGTAAACAGAAGATTGTTGCG gAGAAGGACAAAGCTCACGAGGGAGCTCGACCAATGAGAGCCATCTTTTTAGCAAACGGAAACATTTTCACCACTGGATTCAGCCGCATGAGCGAGCGCCAGCTGGCTCTGTGGAAGACT gaaAACATGGATGAGCCGATATGTGTTCAAGAGATGGACTCCAGTAATGGAATTCTGCTGCCCTTCTATGACCCCGACACCAACgtggtctacctgtgtggaAAG GGGGACAGCAGCATCCGGTACTTTGAGATCACTGATGAGGCGCCGTTTGTCCACTACCTCAGTACCTTTTCCACCAAGGAGCCCCAGAGAGGCATGGGGTACATGCCCAAACGGGGCCTGGATGTCAACAAGTGTGAAATTGCAAG GTTTTACAAATTACACGAGAGGAAATGTGAACCAATCATCATGACAGTCCCGCGGAAG TCGGATCTGTTCCAGGACGACCTGTATCCCGACACAGCCGGCCCCGATCCCGCCCTGGAGGCGGAGCAGTGGTTCGCCGGAAAGAACGGAGGCCCCCTCCTGATCTCGCTCAAAGACGGCTACGTCTCCACGAAGGCCCGCGATCTGAAAGTGGTCAAGACGAACGTCCTGGAAACCAAGCCGGCCACGAAAGCAGAAAACATCTCGACTGTCCAGAAGCGCGTTCCTCCGCAACCCTCAGTC AAAATGGAGCGTAAAATGGAAGATAAACTAGAAGAGGTACTCCGAGAGTTTAAGTCACTCAGGGACCGCGTCATCCTCCAAGACCGTCGAATCGCCAGACTGGAAGACCAGGTTTCCAAGGTTGCCATGTAA
- the LOC130205784 gene encoding uncharacterized protein LOC130205784 produces the protein MPLHMKTYLALLWGASVVYAMESDLNSSTTETSSINSMAAPHKPAETRVASPAEITVETKEPIPTSTPKWITMNAVAATTSRTEPQWHHTPAPAAVNTTAGAAHPSHKAMILETANPKEGPRQQQQHHQTTDVPAAVAVSPQQPSSTTKSEVTSKLPPIISPGGVRAPVFNQTHGAASAATAMTASPASEAAAVFDPTVRETFPTSAEFLSTSELVSVTETPVSTSPGLSSTAESPTITLSTESASYTTDVSTTKVSTTDVSTTDISTANVSTTEVSTTDVSTTDVSTTKVSTTTKVSTTTKVSTTDVSTTDISTTDVSTTDVSTTDVSTTDISAANVSTTEVSTTDISTTNISTTDVSTPKVSTTDVSTTDVSTSPTGILIPREPNTFPVPNTRSPLVTTTAPCEVSPSTKVPPCSKRREMKRCLIAIASLAAFATVFMVSTIILCAKLSKRKYKVKKPGAATEMMCISALLPERLVTYSRQPRNPVTNGILVIHDDADSDEDGGDNVTLRSFLPENDRFV, from the coding sequence ATGCCACTCcacatgaagacatacctggCTCTGCTATGGGGAGCATCTGTTGTGTATGCCATGGAGTCTGACCTGAATTCTTCCACCACAGAAACCAGCAGCATTAACTCAATGGCTGCACCTCACAAACCTGCAGAGACCCGTGTTGCTTCACCAGCAGAGATCACTGTGGAAACCAAAGAGCCGATCCCCACTTCCACTCCTAAATGGATCACAATGAACGCCGTAGCAGCAACTACAAGCAGAACAGAACCACAGTGGCACCATACCCCCGCCCCCGCAGCAGTGAACACAACTGCAGGTGCAGCACATCCTTCCCACAAAGCGATGATATTAGAGACTGCAAACCCGAAAGAGGGTccgagacaacaacaacaacaccaccagaCCACTGACGTGCCTGCAGCAGTGGCCGTGTCTCCGCAGCAGCCTTCGTCCACCACTAAGTCTGAAGTTACCTCCAAGTTACCTCCCATCATCTCTCCTGGGGGTGTGCGGGCTCCGGTCTTCAACCAGACCCACGGCGCCGCCTCGGCTGCAACCGCAATGACAGCGAGCCCCGCCTCTGAAGCAGCCGCTGTGTttgaccccacagtgagagaaaCATTCCCCACCAGCGCGGAGTTTTTGTCTACGTCTGAACTGGTTTCTGTGACTGAAACCCCCGTCTCCACATCTCCTGGGTTGAGCTCTACCGCCGAGTCCCCCACCATCACGTTGTCAACCGAATCTGCCAGTTACACCACCGATGTCTCCACCACCAAAGTGTCCACCACCGATGTCTCCACCACCGATATCTCCACCGCCAATGTCTCCACCACCGAAGTGTCCACCACTGATGTCTCCACCACCGATGTCTCCACCACCAAAGTGTCCACCACCACCAAAGTGTCCACCACCACCAAAGTGTCCACCACCGATGTCTCCACCACCGATATCTCCACCACCGATGTCTCCACCACCGATGTCTCCACCACCGATGTCTCCACCACCGATATCTCCGCCGCCAATGTCTCCACCACCGAAGTGTCCACCACCGATATCTCCACCACCAATATCTCCACCACCGATGTCTCCACCCCCAAAGTCTCCACCACCGACGTCTCCACCACCGATGTCTCCACCAGTCCTACAGGAATCCTGATTCCTCGTGAACCCAACACGTTTCCCGTCCCAAACACCAGATCCCCTCTGGTAACTACAACAGCCCCTTGTGAAGTCTCACCCAGCACAAAGGTCCCACCCTGCTCCAAGCGCCGCGAGATGAAGCGCTGCCTCATCGCCATCGCCTCCCTGGCTGCATTCGCCACCGTTTTCATGGTCTCTACCATCATCCTCTGCGCCAAGCTGTCAAAAAGGAAGTACAAAGTCAAAAAACCTGGGGCCGCAACAGAGATGATGTGCATCTCGGCCCTGCTGCCCGAGAGGCTTGTCACCTACTCGAGACAACCACGCAATCCAGTCACTAACGGAATCCTGGTGATCCACGATGACGCCGACAGCGATGAAGACGGAGGAGATAACGTCACTCTCAGAAGCTTCCTTCCAGAAAATGACAGATTTGTCTAA
- the coro1cb gene encoding coronin-1C-A isoform X2 yields the protein MTSTGACRGWSNTFRHMHTCNMLRRVVRQSKFRHVFGQAVRNDQCYDDIRVSRVTWDSSFCAVNPKFVAIIIDASGGGAFLVLPLQKSGRIDKVYPTVCGHKGPVLDIDWCPHNDLVIASGSEDCTVMVWQIPENGLGTPLSEPVVVLEGHSKRVGIVSWHPTARNVLLSAGCDNQIVIWNVGTGEAMINLEDMHPDVIFSVSWSPNGSLLCTACKDKKVRVIDPRKQKIVAEKDKAHEGARPMRAIFLANGNIFTTGFSRMSERQLALWKTENMDEPICVQEMDSSNGILLPFYDPDTNVVYLCGKGDSSIRYFEITDEAPFVHYLSTFSTKEPQRGMGYMPKRGLDVNKCEIARFYKLHERKCEPIIMTVPRKSDLFQDDLYPDTAGPDPALEAEQWFAGKNGGPLLISLKDGYVSTKARDLKVVKTNVLETKPATKAENISTVQKRVPPQPSVKMERKMEDKLEEVLREFKSLRDRVILQDRRIARLEDQVSKVAM from the exons ATGACATCAACTGGAGCCTGCAGGGGCTGGAGCAACACATTTCGTCACATGCATACTTGCA ATATGTTGCGGCGAGTTGTGCGACAGAGCAAGTTCCGCCACGTCTTCGGTCAGGCCGTGAGGAACGACCAGTGCTACGATGACATCCGCGTGTCCCGGGTCACATGGGACAGCTCCTTCTGTGCCGTCAACCCCAAATTTGTTGCCATCATCATAGACGCCAGCGGGGGAGGAGCCTTTCTTGTACTTCCTCTGCAAAAG TCCGGCCGCATCGACAAGGTTTACCCGACAGTGTGTGGTCACAAGGGCCCCGTGTTGGACATCGACTGGTGTCCTCATAATGACCTCGTCATTGCCAGCGGCTCGGAGGACTGCACGGTCATG GTTTGGCAGATCCCTGAGAACGGGCTGGGGACTCCCCTCTCGGAGCCCGTGGTCGTGCTGGAGGGCCACTCCAAGAGGGTCGGCATCGTGTCTTGGCATCCCACCGCTCGCAACGTTCTCCTCAGCGCAG GGTGCGACAACCAGATCGTCATTTGGAATGTGGGCACGGGAGAGGCCATGATCAACCTGGAGGACATGCACCCTGACGTTATCTTTAGTGTCAGCTGGAGCCCCAATGGCAGCCTGCTGTGCACCGCCTGCAAGGACAAGAAGGTCCGTGTCATCGACCCCCGTAAACAGAAGATTGTTGCG gAGAAGGACAAAGCTCACGAGGGAGCTCGACCAATGAGAGCCATCTTTTTAGCAAACGGAAACATTTTCACCACTGGATTCAGCCGCATGAGCGAGCGCCAGCTGGCTCTGTGGAAGACT gaaAACATGGATGAGCCGATATGTGTTCAAGAGATGGACTCCAGTAATGGAATTCTGCTGCCCTTCTATGACCCCGACACCAACgtggtctacctgtgtggaAAG GGGGACAGCAGCATCCGGTACTTTGAGATCACTGATGAGGCGCCGTTTGTCCACTACCTCAGTACCTTTTCCACCAAGGAGCCCCAGAGAGGCATGGGGTACATGCCCAAACGGGGCCTGGATGTCAACAAGTGTGAAATTGCAAG GTTTTACAAATTACACGAGAGGAAATGTGAACCAATCATCATGACAGTCCCGCGGAAG TCGGATCTGTTCCAGGACGACCTGTATCCCGACACAGCCGGCCCCGATCCCGCCCTGGAGGCGGAGCAGTGGTTCGCCGGAAAGAACGGAGGCCCCCTCCTGATCTCGCTCAAAGACGGCTACGTCTCCACGAAGGCCCGCGATCTGAAAGTGGTCAAGACGAACGTCCTGGAAACCAAGCCGGCCACGAAAGCAGAAAACATCTCGACTGTCCAGAAGCGCGTTCCTCCGCAACCCTCAGTC AAAATGGAGCGTAAAATGGAAGATAAACTAGAAGAGGTACTCCGAGAGTTTAAGTCACTCAGGGACCGCGTCATCCTCCAAGACCGTCGAATCGCCAGACTGGAAGACCAGGTTTCCAAGGTTGCCATGTAA